Sequence from the Methanosphaera sp. WGK6 genome:
AATGTTGATATTTATAAACATTAAAAATTGATTGAGTTTTGAAAAATTAAAATTAAGAAACTCATATATAATATATATTATTATAAAAGGTGAACAAATGGATCTTATAGAAAATTTAAAAGCAGCATTAAATGGCGAAGAAGTAGAAAAAGTACCTGCAATCAGTGCAACTGCAGCAGCAGTTGAAGAAGCATTCCCTGGAGCAGAAGTATCCTGGCCTGAAGCACACCAAGATGCAGAACAAATGGCTAGATTAGGTATTTCATTACACGAACAAGCAGGATTAGAATGTGCAAGAATTCCTTTCGATTTAACAGCAGAAGCAGAAGCATTTGGTTGTACAGTAGATTTAGGTGACATGGAAAACACACCTACTTTAAGATCACATGCTCCTGTAGATGACATCGAAGACTTAGAAGTACCTGATGACTTCGCAGAACAAGGTAGATTACCAATCATATTAGATGCAATTGAAATCCTCAAAAACGAATACCCTGAAGTACCTGTAGTAGTAGGTATGGCTGGTCCTTTCACATTAGCTGGTCACTTATTAGGTGTAGAAGATTTAGTAAAAATGTTAAAAACTGACAGTTTCGTAGTAGAAGACATTGTAGACAAAGCATTAGAAGCACAAATCGAATTAGTAGAAGCATTCAATGATGCAGATGTAGATGTAATTTGTGTAGCAGACCCAACATCTTCCCCTGAATTATTAGACCCTAATGACTTTACTGAATTCGCACAACCTGCATTAGAAGACTTATCTGGTGAAATGGAAATGCAAAGTATTCTCCACATTTGTGGTAACTCCAGACCTATTCTTGAAGGTATGTTAGACTGTGGATTCAGTGGAGCTTCAGTAGAAGAAGCAGTAGATATGTCCGAAGCTCAAGCATTAAGAGCAGACATTGATGCTGAAACAGTAATGGTAGGTAACATTTCTACAAGCCAAACATTATTCAGTAAACCAACTGATGAAGTAAAAGCAGAAGTAACACAAGCTTTAGAAAAAGGAGTAAATGTATTAGCACCAAGTTGTGGTATTGCACCTAAATCTCCATTAGCAAACATCAAAGCATTTGTAGAAGCAAGAGATGAATTTTATCAATAAGTAGTTTAACTACTTATTATCTTTTTTTAGTTAATCTATTTTTTATTTATTTTAACTCATTCTTTGCAGTGATTTTCTTATTTTATTGGATTTATAATATTATTTACTTTAATAGTATTGTATTATTTGTTTGATTAATTCTTGTTTTAATATTATTTATTTTTGGCAATGATTTTTCTGATTTTTAGAATAATAATTTTGTAAATATTTTTTTTAAGATTTGTGTTGTATTTTTAGATAGTATTCTGTTTAATATAATTTTATTTTAACTAAATGGTTCATTAATTCTATGGAATGTATTGATTTTATGCAATATTTTCTATAAAATATATGTATTTAATTATTACATTTTTTTATTATTTTCCTTGTTTTTTGAAAATATATAATTTTTAAAGTGAATTTAATTAAAATAACTAATAAAATAGATTTTATTTTTAAAATAATCTTTATTTTAATATTAAAAATAAAAATATGCTGATTAAATATTTTTGTC
This genomic interval carries:
- the mtaA gene encoding methylcobamide:CoM methyltransferase MtaA; amino-acid sequence: MDLIENLKAALNGEEVEKVPAISATAAAVEEAFPGAEVSWPEAHQDAEQMARLGISLHEQAGLECARIPFDLTAEAEAFGCTVDLGDMENTPTLRSHAPVDDIEDLEVPDDFAEQGRLPIILDAIEILKNEYPEVPVVVGMAGPFTLAGHLLGVEDLVKMLKTDSFVVEDIVDKALEAQIELVEAFNDADVDVICVADPTSSPELLDPNDFTEFAQPALEDLSGEMEMQSILHICGNSRPILEGMLDCGFSGASVEEAVDMSEAQALRADIDAETVMVGNISTSQTLFSKPTDEVKAEVTQALEKGVNVLAPSCGIAPKSPLANIKAFVEARDEFYQ